In the Setaria italica strain Yugu1 chromosome VI, Setaria_italica_v2.0, whole genome shotgun sequence genome, one interval contains:
- the LOC101764644 gene encoding small heat shock protein, chloroplastic, with protein MQQAVASNLHAITTSPVVPRGRFTSTSPSWRVPKRGSVRVRSMRNGSTDSLDHLQRASKPRQQQHGNGAPRRRVIQTSPFGLWDSFPEARTLDQMVRTMERIMDGEGDDDRVFVVPANSVPRGNNGVAAVPAAATAPAYRRGRTPWEVRERAGEYLVRFDMPGMTREDVRVSVQDRTLVVAAEKAAAADKGAGAEEEDDDEAGEPWPAASFGRYRTRVELPENVDAERIAAEVKDGVLYLTIPKLSAGGKVVNIQVQ; from the exons ATGCAGCAAGCTGTGGCCTCCAACCTGCACGCCATCACCACGTCCCCTGTCGTTCCAAGAGGCAGGTTCACAAGTACCAGCCCTTCCTGGCGGGTGCCAAAGAGAGGCTCGGTGAGGGTGCGGTCCATGAGGAACGGTTCCACGGATAGCCTGGACCACCTGCAGAGGGCGTCCAAGcccaggcagcagcagcatgggaACGGCGCTCCAAGGAGACGTGTCATCCAAACCTCTCCGTTTG GGCTGTGGGACAGCTTCCCGGAAGCGAGGACGCTGGACCAGATGGTGCGCACCATGGAGCGCATCATGGACGGCGAGGGAGACGACGACCGCGTCTTCGTCGTGCCGGCGAACTCGGTGCCGCGCGGGAACAACGGCGTCGCAGCCGTCCCCGCTGCGGCCACGGCCCCGGCGTACCGGCGCGGGCGGACGCCGTGGGAGGTGAGGGAGCGCGCGGGGGAGTACCTGGTGCGGTTCGACATGCCGGGGATGACGCGGGAGGACGTGCGGGTCAGCGTGCAGGACCGGACGCTGGTGGTGGCCGCCGagaaggccgcggcggcggataaGGGAGCAGGtgccgaggaggaagacgacgacgaggcgggggagccgtggccggcggcgagctttGGGCGGTACAGGACGCGGGTCGAGCTGCCGGAGAACGTGGACGCCGAGAGGATCGCGGCCGAGGTGAAGGACGGCGTGCTCTACCTCACCATCCCCAAGCTGTCAGCGGGGGGCAAG
- the LOC105914575 gene encoding uncharacterized protein LOC105914575 codes for MSTPSTLSSSTSSSYGPQSPSAMGESAGPLFINPYATVVVMSHVPMTLELKNSNFNKWSSFFRSMCGMLGLLAHIDGTAPTYRTDPTWEQADCCIRSWLFGSVSDAVLDLAMDGTDQTSDFSINDYYHRMKIATDALRNVGQPVSEPTLVLNLLRGLTKPYSTTADNIATNSDLTFAAARNQLLLKELR; via the exons ATGTCGACCCCATCCACCCtgtcctcctccacttcctcctcctatGGGCCTCAATCTCCAAGTGCCATGGGAGAATCTGCCGGCCCCCTCTTCATCAACCCCTACGCCACGGTCGTTGTCATGTCGCACGTCCCCATGACGCTCGAGCTAAAGAACTCCAACTTCAACAAGTGGTCCTCGTTCTTCCGCTCCATGTGTGGCATGTTAGGCTTGCTGGCGCACATCGACGGCACTGCTCCTACCTACCGTACCGACCCGACGTGGGAGCAAGCAGACTGCTGCATCCGCAGCTGGTTGTTTGGCTCCGTATCGGATGCCGTCCTCGACCTCGCCATGGACGGCACCGACCAGACG AGCGACTTTTCCATCAACGACTACTACCATCGCATGAAGATCGCCACCGACGCCCTCCGCAACGTCGGTCAGCCCGTCTCCGAGCCTACACTGGTGTTGAACCTGCTGCGTGGCCTCACCAAGCCCTACTCCACCACCGCGGACAACATCGCTACCAACTCCGACCTCACCTTCGCTGCTGCACGCAATCAACTTCTCCTGAAGGAGCTACGCTAG
- the LOC101765314 gene encoding bifunctional nuclease 2: MAMEGPVLCRPAMQAKLPAAALISNSLVKSGQLGTAFFGAMSKYRNVTRFISPISQPPAKNSSHVCCSFSSSSDGNGYMAGNFSESDEDYVNSTVLEAVEVRSGSEGYVIKMRDGKNLRCVHNNSQGRNIPESAPQPAIVLRIEDGSETLLPIIVLEMPSVLLMAAIRNVHIARPTIYQVVKEMIDKMGYEVKLVRVNKRIQEAYCAELYLTKIEDPTDSITFDLRPSDAINIAVRCKVPIQVHRSLAYSDGIRPIEPARKAVAAGLSEGLLFTELDRPDGQPCVEAQEFGLVRNMLIAAVEERYKDAASWKDKLMQLRSKRKNWA; this comes from the exons ATGGCGATGGAGGGGCCTGTTCTATGCCGTCCGGCGATGCAAGCAAAACTGCCCGCTGCTGCTCTCATCAGCAACTCTCTGGTCAAATCTGGGCAGCTTGGGACAGCATTCTTTGGTGCCATGTCAAAATACAGGAACGTTACTAGATTCATTTCTCCAATCTCTCAGCCGCCCGCGAAGAATTCCAGCCATGTTTGCTGTAGCTTCAGCTCATCTTCTGATGGTAATGGATACATGGCTGGAAACTTTAGCGAGAGTGATGAAGATTATGTTAATTCAACTGTGCTAGAAGCAG TTGAGGTGAGAAGTGGATCAGAAGGGTATGTAATCAAGATGCGAGATGGGAAGAACCTGCGATGTGTGCATAATAATTCACAAGGGAGAAACATTCCAGAGAGTGCACCACAACCAGCTATTGTTTTGAGGATTGAAGACGGGAGCGAAACATTACTTCCAATCATCGtct TGGAGATGCCAAGCGTACTTTTGATGGCAGCTATTCGCAATGTCCACATT GCACGACCTACAATATATCAAGTTGTTAAGGAAATGATTGATAAAATGGGTTATGAG GTAAAACTTGTTCGGGTAAACAAAAGAATTCAAGAAGCATATTGTGCTGAACTTTATCTAACAAAG ATAGAAGACCCTACAGACAGTATCACCTTTGATCTTCGACCTTCAGATGCTATCAACATTGCGGTTCGCTGCAAG GTTCCTATTCAAGTTCATAGAAGTCTTGCATACAGTGATGGCATAAGGCCAATTGAGCCAGCAAGAAAGGCGGTAGCAGCTGGTCTATCAGAGGGGCTGTTGTTTACAGAACTTGACAG ACCCGATGGACAGCCCTGCGTCGAGGCTCAAGAGTTCGGATTAGTGCGGAACATGCTCATCGCAGCTGTTGAAGAGAGATATAAGGATGCCG CATCATGGAAGGACAAACTGATGCAGCTGAGGTCCAAGCGGAAAAACTGGGCCTGA